In Leptidea sinapis chromosome 8, ilLepSina1.1, whole genome shotgun sequence, a single window of DNA contains:
- the LOC126965655 gene encoding homeotic protein female sterile isoform X4, whose translation MPLSQKLDEPLVTIEIADSSTMQQAVDPLATTSTPATEAVNGAPSDDPQRRQGRVTNQLQFLQKNVIKAVWKHKFAWPFHQPVDAKQLNLPDYHKIIKKPMDLGTIKKRLESNYYYSAQECIQDFNTMFTNCYVYNKPGEDVVVMAQTLEKLFLNRIAQMDKEEKEIEMPSNSSKGSQKKRPGGSSSVSASSTPVPAISSRSTPVKAIPSTPLPAFVGSTNTTTTPTLTAPATPPATHTGLPQQVATQPSNFHVNQATATQVSSLPAVTLSQTQPAKVKKGVKRKADTTTPMGSSFEGGYTTPTIEQPKPAKISTRRESGRQKKAGRVGDDGFKMGGLSPGVGAASASHHSALTPQLAKNKEKLSDALKSCNEILKELFSKKHSGYAWPFYKPVDAELLGLHDYFDIIKKPMDLGTVKHKMDNRAYKTAAEFAADVRLIFTNCYKYNPPDHDVVAMARKLQDVFEMRYAKIPDEPIHVAVPHNNVDKGSSASSSDSGSESDSESDDSEEERNNKVKLLEKELLALQEKMRKLVEESNTKKKTKKKVKDKQKKPVATSAIPKPSAVPATYGTKVNNIGENLASSVRGKTGSKRGGGGGGGAGAAKVSSRSAPAKKKSSAAAPAPAPHPPARDSDDEDLAKPMSYDEKRQLSLDINKLPGDKLGKVVHIIQSREPSLRDSNPDEIEIDFETLKPSTLRELENYVASCLRKKTHRKVSGKSKDEQIAEKKQELEKRLQDVSGQLGAATKKQQPKKEGCKEGLGGGMSSSSSSSDSSNSSSSTDTSSSDSSDSEAG comes from the exons ATGCCTCTTAGTCAGAAATTGGACGAGCCTTTGGTGACTATTGAG ATTGCTGACTCCAGCACCATGCAGCAGGCAGTCGACCCTCTTGCTACCACAAGCACC CCAGCGACAGAGGCCGTCAATGGGGCGCCATCGGACGATCCACAACGTCGACAAGGGCGGGTTACAAATCAACTACAGTTCCTGCAGAAAAATGTGATAAAAGCGGTGTGGAAGCACAAGTTTGCATGGCCATTTCATCAGCCCGTGGATGCTAAACAGTTGAATCTTCCG GACTACCACAAAATTATCAAGAAGCCCATGGATTTGGGGACCATCAAGAAACGTTTAGAATCCAATTATTACTATTCTGCTCAGGAATGTATCCAAGACTTCAATACAATGTTCACAAATTGCTATGTGTACAATAAACCTGGGGAAGATGTAGTGGTAATGGCGCAAACATTAGAAAAATTGTTCCTAAATCGG ataGCTCAAATGgataaagaagaaaaagaaatagaaatgccCTCAAACAGTAGCAAAGGTAGTCAGAAGAAAAGGCCTGGTGGGTCTAGTAGCGTCAGTGCGAGTAGTACGCCAGTGCCTGCTATCAGCTCTCGCAGCACGCCGGTGAAGGCGATACCTTCGACTCCATTGCCCGCGTTTGTTGGCTCAACGAACACTACAACAACTCCCACTCTCACAGCTCCTGCCACACCCCCTGCTACTCACACTGGGTTACCCCAACAG GTAGCAACTCAACCTTCAAATTTTCATGTAAATCAAGCAACTgcaacacaagtttcttccTTACCAGCAGTCACACTTTCTCAAACGCAACCTGCCAAG gttAAAAAGGGAGTGAAAAGAAAAGCTGACACTACCACACCAATGGGGAGTTCTTTTGAAGGTGGATATACAACACCAACCATAGAACAACCGAAACCAGCAAAAATTTCGACCAGGAGAGAAAGTGGAAGGCAAAAGAAG GCAGGGAGAGTGGGAGACGACGGATTCAAAATGGGAGGGTTATCACCTGGAGTTGGTGCTGCAAGTGCCTCTCATCATTCAGCACTCACTCCACAATTAGCCAAgaataaagaaaagttgtctGATGCTCTCAAAAGTTGTAATGAAATATTGAAAGAGCTCTTCTCTAAGAAACATTCG GGTTATGCCTGGCCTTTCTATAAGCCAGTAGATGCTGAGTTACTTGGGCTGCATGactattttgatattattaagaaGCCTATGGATCTGGGCACAGTCAAACATAAAATGGATAATAGGGCGTATAAAACAGCAGCGGAGTTCGCCGCTGATGTTcgtttaatatttacaaattgttaTAAATACAATCCACCTGATCATGATGTTGTGGCCATGGCTCGAAAGTTGCAAGATGTGTTTGAAATGAG GTATGCTAAAATACCAGACGAACCTATTCATGTTGCAGTTCCACACAATAATGTGGATAAAGGTAGTTCTGCATCTAGTTCTGATTCAGGATCCGAATCCGATTCTGAGTCTGATGATTCAGAGGAAGAACGGAATAATAAAGTCAAATTACTTGAGAAAGAACTTCTTGCATTGCAAGAAAAAATGAGGAAGCTTGTTGAAGAGTCCAACACTAAGAAGAAAACAAAGAAGAAAGTAAAAGACAAACAAAAGAAGCCAGTGGCAACAAGTGCCATACCAAAACCTAGTGCAGTGCCGGCGACATATGGaacaaaagttaataatattggAGAAAATTTgg CATCGTCAGTCCGAGGTAAGACGGGCAGCAAGCGCGGCGGAGGCGGCGGAGGCGGCGCGGGCGCGGCCAAGGTGAGCTCGCGGAGCGCGCCCGCCAAGAAGAAGAGCTCCGCggccgcgcccgcgcccgcgccgcACCCGCCCGCCAGGGACTCCGACGACGAGGACCTCGCCAAGCCCATGTCCTACGACGAGAAGCGGCAGCTCTCGCTCGACATCAACAAACTGCCAG GTGACAAACTGGGCAAGGTGGTGCACATAATTCAAAGTCGGGAACCTTCACTGAGGGACTCTAATCCTGATGAGATTGAAATAGATTTTGAGACCCTTAAACCGTCCACCCTCAGAGAACTAGAAAATTATGTTGCATCCTGCCTTCGAAAGAAAACTC atcgAAAAGTATCTGGCAAATCAAAAGACGAACAAATAGCAGAAAAGAAACAAGAATTAGAAAAAAGACTGCAGGATGTTTCAGGGCAGCTTGGTGCTGCAACTAAGAAACAGCAACCTAAAAAAG AAGGCTGCAAGGAGGGTCTCGGCGGTGGCATGTCGTCGTCGTCGAGTTCGTCGGACTCGTCTAACTCGTCGTCCAGTACCGACACTAGCTCGTCGGACAGCAGCGACAGCGAAGCAGGTTAG